The genomic interval AAGCCAGTTGGCCGCGGAAGATTCGATGACTCGTATCCTTTCCGGCATTCAAGAACGCAATGTTCGGGAAGCGGGTATATTGGCGATCGAGAATCGAACCGGCGCGATTCTAATTTATTTGGGCAATTCCAAACTTTCAAAGGAAAATTACTTTGTGGATGCGATTCAAGCTAGACGGCAAGCGGGCTCGACTTTAAAGCCTTTCTTGTACGCTCTCGCCTTTGAAAAGAATTTGCTTACACCGGAATCCATTTTGCTGGATCAGCCGAAGGAATGGGAATTGATCGGCGGGTCGTATCGTCCTACCAATTACGAAGAGAGATATTACGGATCGGTTCCAGCAAGAATGGCTCTAGCCTCTTCGTTAAATATTCCGGCGGTCCAAGTGCTAGACTGGACGGGAGTTCCGGAATTCGTTTCTCGCTTGGGAGAATTAGGTTTTGATAAACTTCGCAATCCGGATTTTTACGGGTTGTCCCTGGCTCTAGGCACTGCGGATATCACGCTATGGGAATTGGTAAACGCGTACAGAACCTTATCGAACGACGGGTATTGGAGTGAACCTACCTTCGATCCTGAGGAAGCTTTGAAGAACGCCGAGACTTGGGCGGGAGAACGGGATGCCCGATTTAAAAGAGTTTATCCGAGAGAGATAACGGGAATGATCAAGGATATACTTTCCTCTCGCGACAATCGATCTCTCAGTTTCGGTTGGGAAAATCATTTATCCACTAAATTTTTCTCGTTCGCCAAGACAGGGACATCCCAAGACATGAGAGACAATTGGTGCGTCGGTTCGAGCGGCAATTATACGGTCGGTGTTTGGGTAGGAAATATGGATGGACAACCGATGCGTGAAGTTAGCGGCGTAACAGGTGCAGCGCCTCTATGGAAGGAAGTCATACAATCATTGGAGGAGATGCATCCTTCAGCATACCGGGAATTCCCCATTGTTAGATCAAATAACTCGAATATGAAGTATTCGACGGAAACGGGGAACGCGGAGATGCCGAAAATCCTTTACCCGGAAACCGGAAGTCTATTCGCGTTGGATCCTGAAATTCCTGAGGAGAATGAAAGGATTCGGTTTGAAGCTAAAACCACTTCGAAGCGAGTGGAGTGGATTTTAAACGGAGTGGTCTTAGAATCCGACTCTTCGAATATATACGATTGGAAACCGAAGAGAGGGAGCTTTATTCTTTCCGTCAGAATCAACGGAACTCCTATCTCAGACACGGTGGCATTTCAAGTCAGATAAAAGACATACTTAGAGGAAGGGAAAAAATCCTTTTAGAACCGAGATCGGAGTCCAATTTAGGTATAGGAAAGTTGCATGACGATAGAAACAAACCGTTCCGAAACCTACTTATTGTCCCCGGAATTGGAGGAGGCCGTTCGGGTCTCGGAAATCACCTCAAGACCTCTTTTATTAAAGGGAGAACCGGGAACCGGTAAATCATTACTTGCCGAATATCTATCGGCTAAATTGAAACGTAGACTTTATACCTGGCACGTCAAATCCACTTCCCAAGCTAAAGAAGGTCTTTATTTTTACGACGCAGTTTCGCGTTTGAATGACTCTAGATTTACCGAAGACAAGGATAAAGTTCGGAATATAGAGAATTATATTCGGCTCGGAGCGTTGGGTGAAGCATTCGAATCTACCGACCCATCCGTTGTCCTTATCGACGAAATCGATAAGGCGGATATCGAATTTCCGAACGACCTTCTTCTCGAATTGGATCGGATGGAATTCATCGTTCAAGAAACCGGCCGTTTAGTTAAAGCGGGAGTTCGTCCTTTAACAATTATTACTTCCAATAACGAAAAGGAACTGCCCGCGGCCTTTCTGAGGAGATGTATTTTTCATTATATCGATTTTCCCGATCCTGCTTTTATGAGTGAGATCGTTAAATCTCATTTTCCTAAAATAGAAACCGAGCTTATTAAGAGAGCGTTGGAGGCATTCTACGTTATCCGAAGGATGGATGATATGAAGAAAAAACCGGGGACGAGTGAACTTTTGGACTGGATCCAAATATTGGTCCATATGGGAGCTAAACTTCCCGAAGATGGAAATATTCCTTATCTAGGCGCATTGGTTAAGAATGAGGAAGACTTGCGGTTATTCCGGTAGGGCATCGTCTTGTTTTTTCCATTTTTTTATAGACTAAAGGCCGCCGGTCTTCCTCTCTCTACGATCGAATTGCTCGATTTTCTTCGCGCGACGGACGGGCTAACCGGTAACAAACCTTATCTGACTCTGGACGAATTCTATCGCGTTTCACGACTTTGCTTAATCAAAGACGTTAAGCATTATGATTCTTTCGATCAGATATTTTCAGAGATGTTCGGAGATCGAGGAGTATTAAGAGAATCTCTACGGCAAGAGATTCTGGATTGGCTTTCGCGGATATTCGATAATCCGAATAAACTTCCACCGAGCTTAATTCCTCCCGAAAAACTTTGGGAAGAGTTCTTAGATCGCCTGAAAAATCAAAAAGAGGCACATCACGGCGGCAATAAATGGATCGGAACCGGAGGTTCTTCTCCGTTCGGTCATAGCGGTATTAATCCCGGTGGAATCCGAATAGGCGGGGAAGGCGGCGGCAAGTCGGCAATTTTTCAGGCGATGGAGAGACGTTACAAGGACTATCGTACTGACGAGCAGTTGGACGTCCGCCAAATCAAAGTCGCCTTAAAAAGACTCCGAAATTTAAGAAAGGAAGGGATTCCGGAATTTCATCTTGTGAAGACGGTCGACGCGACATGCCGAAATGCAGGCGATACGGAATTGGTTTTTGAACGGACCAGAAAAAACGGAATCAAGGTACTATTATTGATGGATACGGGCGGTAGCATGACCCCGTATGCGGATAGAGTCAGTAAACTTTTTTCGGCAAGTCATCAGATGAATCATTTTAAGGAATTCGGATACTATTATTTTCACAATTCCATATATGATTGCGTCTATCCAAGGGGCGATCTGAGGTATCCGATTCCGTTAAAATCGATCTTCAAGAAGCATAAGGACGATACGAAAGTGATCGTGGTTGGGGACGCCTACATGGCCCCTTACGAATTGACGGATCCTGCTTACGGATTTTATCATTCGAGATTTAGATCCGATCATCGCCTTCCGGAAGAACCGGAATCGGGCTTGGACAGTTTTAAGAAAATCAAGGATCATTTTCACGACAGCATTTGGATGAATCCGGAACCGAAACGATATTGGGACGCTCCGACGATTTACGAACTCAAGAAAGTGTTTCCGATGTTTTTCTTGAGCGTGGATGGACTAGAAGCAGGGATTCGTAAATTACTTAACCAACAATAATAATTTCATTATGGCTTTAGTATAAAGGAAAATTCGATTTCAACTTCCTCCTTCGCTTTTGCAAACAGGAGGCTAGGCGGAGTAATCTGATAGTCTCCCATTTTGATCTGAAATTTTCCTGAAACTTCGATCTGACCGTTGTTCGAGGAAATATTAGCCTTGGTTTTTACGGGTTTCGTTACGCCGTTTATAGTTAGATTTCCGCTCACCAGCCAACCTCCGTCCGTTATATCGATAGACGTGGAGGAAAACGAAACGCTTTGATTTTCAGGAAAACCGAGACTCTCAAGGATATGTGAATCTCGGTTTTCATCACCGGATCTAAATTCCTTGAGGGGAGCTTCTATTTTTACAGCCTTAGGAAGCTGAACTCCATTGGCGCCGCTGGAAAAGGTCGTCGGAGTGATATTAACTTCTCCGCAAACGCCGTGCACCGTCTTAAACGGATGGATGACGGTAAACTTCAAGGTCTTTTGCGAAAGTTTTAAATCTTCGGAACTTAGATTTGAAGAGAAAGATAATAAAAGGAAAAGTGATACGATGCCAAAAATACGATTCATGATTTAATCCTTAAAAATAGAAAGTTGCGATAGATATTGTAAACGCAGCAAATCCTGTCCACCCGACCGCTTCCATTCTATGCGCCGCTCCCGGGCCATTTTTCGGCACTTCTTGACCGAGAAAGGGTAGGGCCAACATTGCAGGAAGGTGTATCCAGATCATAGCCTTGTGCGTGAATATGGTAGTTAGGCCGGGCTCCCTTGCCAATGTATTGCTCGGAGCTAAGAAAGCCAACCCGGCCGACAGTGCATATAACGTAAACGTAGTTCCGGCTAATGATTTATGCGTATTGCCGCCGGGATCTCCAGTCCATGGAGAAGCATTTAGAATTAAATTATAAGCTAATAGATTCTGTTGGGGATTAGATAGAAGAACGAAATCCGCAAACGGTTGGTATTCTCGGTGAAGATGCGATAAGGCTCTCTCGCCGGCCAGGTTTGTAGCGAGCCAAAATCCCCAGGTAAGCAGTCCTAATCCTTGGTGCCAGTTTAAGAAACTTCTACGGAGTTCTAAACGATCTCTTTCTTTCTTTCGATCCGCGGCGGTAGCCGTTTCAGTTCCGCCGACAGTTAAAGGAACTTCGCTGCGAAAGTTAGGGGAATAGTTTTGGTAATTCGGAACCAATGGACTTCCACCCGTTAATCGATAGGAATCGAAAAAGCCCGCTTCGGTTCCGGTGGAATAAAAGGACTGACTCGCGACCGGAAACCCGAAAAGCAACAGAGTTAGCAGAGGTAAATACTTCGCTTTCATTCTTACCTTAATATTCATCGTTATGCTCGGCAACGTCAAGAAAAGTAAAAAAGAAAAACTAAGAATGAACGTATAAAATATCGGAACGTACTTAAAGGAATTTATGCTTAGCTTCTTCGAAGCTTTACTGCTTATAACACAGAAGAGAATCGGACTCAATTTCCGTCGCGGTTTTTGCAATCGCATACGCAGAATCTCTCGCCTTGCGGGATTTTTTTTTAAGATGCCTTACCTAACGATACGAGAATAAGAATCTTTTTCGCGACGGTTTTCTTTTCTTACTACCGGAGCCTCGCCCATTTCTTAAAAGAAACGAATGATAACTCGTTTTAAGCCAGTGCACCGCTTCTTGGTAACGATCGTATTCCCGTTCTTTTCTCTTAAATTCCCATCCGTGGATAATATTCCGATTTTTTCTGCGCTGGATCGGGAAAAGGTGATGTAGAATTTCGTGATGAACTACGTGCTCTAAAACGAATTCGGGTACATCGGAATGATCGAGAGCGGGGCTAATTCGTATTGTAAGAGTTTCTTTGTCATATGTTCCGATTCGCCGCTCTCCTCTTCGAGGAGACCATTCGATTCGAATGGGGTTCAATGTTTGCGTTGGAAAATATTTATTAGCTATCTTGAGAAAAATTCGATCCAGATCGTAATGATTTCCTTTCGCGGAATATTTCTTAGCGGGAGCCGCGCGTCTAGGAATTCCGTTTAAGTGTTCTTGAACGGCGGTTTTCCAGCTAATATCCACAGTTTGTCTCAATAGACGGGAAATTAATAATCTGGCTAAACTTTCCGCTGTGACCGAATCGGCGTTTTTAAACGAGTCGTGCAGTTTCCCCGTCAAAATTCCGCTTTTAAATTGGAGGGAGCTAGTTCCGTTTCGATAAGGATAAAATTTAAGCTCGATCCGTTTTAAGGGAGGGGGAGGCCTCTTAGAGTTTTGCGAAATGAAAATCCAAGTCTCGGCAAGAAGCGATTCCCAATCTTCCGGGCGAATCATTCTAGGACCCGAAAAAATCTCGAATTCTTTTTCGTGCTTCCGTTTCCGAACTACGGTTATCGGATTGAATTTCTGCGTGAGAGGTTGCCGCGGCGTCAATTTTAGGAAAGAAGTTTCTTTCTAAAATTTTCTCGGACTCTTTTAATTCCTCGATAAAGCGAGAGAGGCGGTTGAAATTATGACCGCTACGGGAAGAGGACGCTTGCGGATAGGTGAGTGTCAAAGATTTTCTCGCGCGAGTTACTCCTACATAAAACAATCTACGCTCCTCCTCGATATTTTTTTCTCCTCGTCCCGACGGGAACGAACCTTCGGTCACATTCAAAAGAAATACCGTATCAAATTCTAAACCTTTGGAAGAATGGATGGTAGATAAAACCAAGGCATCTTCGTCTTCTTCCTCCGGAACCAGTTTATCGAGGCTTCGATTCGGTCCTTCCAAGCTCATTTCCACCAAAAACTCATGAAGAGTTTCGTATCTTTGAGAAAGAGTGAGAAAGGAATTTAGATCCTCCATTCTACGTTTCGGGTCGTCATATTTTTTTTCCAGAAGCGGCTTATAGAACCCTAGAAAATTCTCCAAAATTACTGTCGGATTGGAATCGGCACGGTTGAGAAGATCGCTTAACTTCTGCAAATCGGAAGAGATCGTCCCTTTGTGCAAGATGCGGACCGTTTGTAAATCACCGCCGGACTTACTCAGTTCGTTCAGGATAAGTTTAGCTTTAGCCGCACCGATTCCGGGAAGCAGTAATAGTATCCTAAGCCAGGAAACGGAATCCAATCGATTTTCCCGAATTCTAAGAAGGGAAAGAAAATCCTTTGCATGGGCGCTTTCTATAAATTTCTTTCCGCCGAATTTCTGATACGGTATATTTCTGGAATTCAAAACCAACTCCAGCTGATTGGAATTCCAACCGGATCGAAACAATACCGCCATATTATTGAGTGCGATTCCTTCCTCTCTCCTTTCCAAAATCCTATCGGCAATGCCTTCAGCCTCGTCCAACTCGTCCGGAAATCCCGATAATAACGGTTTGCGGAAATCTTCGTTCTTGGTGTACAGATATTTCTCGTATTTTTCGGAGAAATTAAGTAGGATTCCATTTGCGAGATTTAGAATCGATGGAGTACTTCTGTAATTTCTCTCCAGGAAAATCGTTTTTGTATTCGGAAAAATCTTGGGAAAATCGAAGATTCCTTTTACGTTCGCGCCTCTAAAAGAGTAAATACTCTGGGCGTCGTCACCCACCACGAAAATATTCTCGTGTTCAGAAGCCAGCAGGCAAGCTATATGGGCCTGCAATTTATTCGTATCTTGAAATTCGTCCACCATTATGTATTTATATTGTTCTGACAGCTTCTTCCTGATTGCGTCGTGCTCGGTCAGCAATTCGCGGGCGAATAACAGCAAATCGTCATAGTCTAGTAGAGATCGTTCCCGCTTATATGATTTGTAATCGGAGAAAATATTCCGAATGGAATTCTCCTGATCTAAAAATTTGGGACTTTCAGTCTTTAAAAGTTCCGGAAGATCTTTTCCAGTATTGATGGAACTCGAATAAAGGGATAATAAGGTTTCGTTGGAAGGAAATCGAAGTTTTTGGGCCGCGTAATTTCCTTCCGATCGAATCAATTGAAAGACGTCGATAGAATCGGATTCGTCTAGGATGGAAAATTGAGGAGAGATTCCTAAAACGGGGGAGTATTTTCTGAGAATATGACTCGCGAATGAATGGAATGTTCCACCGTGTACTTTGGAACAACGTTTGTCTAAAACTGAAACGGCTCGCGTTAACATTTCGCGGGCCGCTTTTTTGGTGAAGGTAAGAAGCAGAATATTTTCGGCAGAAACGCCGTTGGATACTAATTTGGCTAAGCGGTGAACCAAAGTATTGGTTTTTCCAGTTCCCGCCCCGGCTATCAAAAGTACGGGGCCTTCCGTGGTCTCTACCGCTTCCTTTTGTTTTTCGTTTAGATCCTCGAGAACGGTCATCGACGAATCAATGGTGGTGGTGTCCCCCCTCTCCATGAACGTGACCGTGAGTGATCTCTTCGTCAGTTGCTTCTCTAGTATTCACGATCTGAACATCGAAAACTAGATCGACTCCCGCTAAAGGGTGATTGCCGTCGACGATAATGCTTTCCCCTTTAATTTCAGTAATGGTGTACACAGTATCCGGCTCGTCGGTTTGAAACATCATTCCGACCGTGAGTTCCTCATCTTGGGGGAATTGACTTTTCGGAACGTCGAAGACTAATTCAGGGTTCTTTTTGCCGTATCCTCGATCTGCATCGACGGATATGACTTTTTTATCTCCCGTTTTGAGTTGTTTGATCTCTTCCTCTAAGCCCGCTATAATTTGTCCGACACCTTCCAAATAAGAGAGCGGGTGACTTCCTTCCGAAGAATCAATTAGGTTTCCCTGATTGTCCTTTAAAGTATAGTGAAAAGTAACGACTCTAGGATTCATGAGATCAGGCTCCATTTTTCGGGGATTCCCCAGGATCGGGATGGGAAGGTTCCGGTACCGTCTAATGGGGTAGTTTATTCCTAGACGGCTGATGGACAATCAGATTTTTCGTCCATTATCAAAAGTCGTACGAAATTTCCACTCCGAAGTTTTCAAAATCCTTGATGAATTGCTCGATTCGATTTGCCAAAAAGAACCAAGAATCGCGATGGATGATATCGTTCAAAAAGTTGAGGAATCGATTCGTACAGTTAGAGGAGAAAACCGGATCTCCGGTATAGTTTAAGAGAATCGTATATGAGAGATAGCGCAGCACTCTATCTTGCGCCGGAAGCTCTTGTAAGCCGGAAATATTCGGTTCTTGCAATATTAGTCGAACCTTAGAATTACCCTCCGTCACATAGAGGTTATAATCTATCGAGTTGGGAACTCTTTCCGCTGAATAAACCTTCATTTTACCGGACCTATTAATTTCTATTCTAGACGGAAGCCTAAATTGAGTATCTGCTACGGAACAAAACCGTTCTCCATTTAGCTATAACCACCGAAAAAGTCAACGGTAAAGACTGAAGATTGCCATCTGTAGGCCATAAAATGTTAAAAGAAAGTGAATCCCGATGGAAACGACTCGGAAATTCATTGTTAGTTCCTTTCCTCTTTTGCCGTCTAAAGCGCGATCGTCTAAATTTTCAAAATAGAGTCCGTGGGCATATCGAATCTTCATAGGGAGAGAGAGATTCAAAACCTGTTTGGATTATTTTAAAAAGGAATTTATAACTTGTTCTTCTCAAAATTTGCAGGTTGCCCGAAAGGATTTCAGTTTTTTGTAAAGAAGCAGTAGCGAGCGATGCTACACTCGTTTTAATAAAATCGAATGGATTGAGACGGGCAAAAAAGACCATTAACATTCGATTTGCGAAAAACAAAACCATTTCTAAATGAGTTAACGCGATTTGGATTGCATCCGTTCATTAGAAATGGCTTTGGTCTATCGCTTAGTTTTGTTCCACGCCGATCCGAGTTGCGGCGAGATAACCCTCGAGCATTGCGCGCTTTGCGTCGATTCCTGAGGCGTCTTTTGCTCCCCCGATCAGGTAGCTAGGAATGGAAGGTTTGTCTTTGCGGAATGATTCGTAAAGTGAAGCATCGCTTACTTGGCCGGCACAGAGAATAATCGCATCGCATTCCAACGTTTTCTCGCCTTCTTTCTTGCTTTCGAACACCAATCCTTTTTCATTCACCTCTTTATAGGTGAGGGAAGAGAGGAATTCCACCCCTTTGGATTGAAGTTCTTGGAGTAAAGCCCAAGAAGTAGTTTGTCCTAGTCCTGCTCCGACCTTTCCATTCCGCCGTAGGATGGAGACTTTACGATCCGATTTTTCCGGCAGAATATGGGCTTGCGTATAAGATCCTACATTATAACGGTGAAAATAGGAAGGAATATCGGGATCTTTTTCCTCGGTCAGTCTATGAGCGACGTCGACTCCGATTCCCCCGCCTCCGATGATCGCAACCGACTTTCCGGGTTTAAAGGTTCCGTTTAAGAATTCCACATAGCTAGCGTGCGGTTTTTTTTCTAAACCGGGGAGTTTCAGATCACGGGGTAAAACACCGGTCGCGAAGATGACGGCATCCGGCTTAAGAGAATCTAGAAGGGGCAGATCCGCTCGAGTATTGAGTCGAATTTCCACTCCGACCTTCGGTAATTCGTTTTTAAAATAGCGGACGGTCTCAAAGAATTCGAACTTTCCGGGAATCGAAGCGGCAAGGTTTAGTTGTCCTCCTAGTTTATCGGAAGCTTCCAGCAAAATAACTTCGTGCCCCCTTAGAGCCGCAACTCTGGCGGATTCCATTCCACCCGGGCCGGAACCGACAACGACTACTTTCTGCTTTTTAGCCTGCGGTAATTTTTTCCATTCCATCTCTCGATTGGCGGATGGATTTACTAAACAGGATACCATTTCTTCCTTAAACGTATGATCCAAGCAAGCTTGGTTGCATGCGACGCATGTATTTACTCTCTCGGTTTCATTCGCTTTGATTTTATTTACGATATCCGCATCTGCAAGAAAGGGACGCGCCATGCTCACGATATCCGCTTCATTTGCCGCGAGAACCTGAACGATGGTCTCCGGCATATTGATCCTGTTGGAGGCGATGATCGGAATTCCAGGGACGGATGCCTTCACTTTTCCCGCAATCTTTGCCCAAGCTCCTCTCGGAACTAATTGAGAAATCGTAGGAATTCTGGATTCATGCCAGCCGATACCGATATTCAATGCGTCCGCACCTGCGGCTTTGAGTTCGTTTCCTAGAGCGACGACTTCCTCAAATGTCGGATTTCCCGGTATGAGATCGATACCGGACATACGTACGATGACGGGATATCCGGCCCCGACCTGCTTTCGTACTTCTTTCATTACTTCGATGGCAAATCGTCTTCGGTTTTCGGGAGATCCTCCGAATTCGTCGGTTCTCTTATTCGTTACCTCCGAGAAGAATTGGTTTACCAGATATCCTTCCGAGGCCATGATTTCCACGGCTCGAAAGCCTACTTGCTTGGCCCGGAGAGCCGAAGATCCAAAATCTCGAATCGTTCTCCAAGCATCCTCTGTCGACAATTCTTTGGGAATAAACCGATTGATCGGCGCTCTTATGGCCGAAGGCGCCACGAGTTCCCGATGATAAGAATATCTGCCCGCATGAAAGAGTTGTGCGCAAAAAATTCCCTGCGGTTTTAACGCTAAGGCGACTCGTTCCAGCTCTTTGCAATCTTCCTCTTTTTGAAAATCGAAAAAGATATTCGAGCCTTTTGCCGCCGCATTGACTGCGATTCCGCCGGTAGTGATTAATCCGACTCCGCCCTCGAAGCGTTTGCCGTAAAAAGCGGCCATTCGATCCGCCGTTTGAGGCAAGCCCTCTAATCCTAAGTGCATGGAGCCCATTATGATTCGATTCGGGATTGTTTCCGATCCTAATTGTATCGGACGAAAAATAGAGGAGGTGTCTAAAGAAGACATAGGGAGCATTCTCCTTACTCATTCAAAACAGAACGAGTGTTCTACTTATAGAATATTTAATTGTGCAAAAATCCCGCAACGGTTTTTCTATCGCGAAAAACGTTACCGAACGTCATTCGCTTGGGATTTCGTGAAGGAATTTAGCTTATCGAAAATCGATTGAGAGCGGAAATATACGCTTGAGAGCAAGCTTCGATAATATCCGTAGAGCTTCCTTTGCCGACCACGCGTTCTCCATGTCTTTCCAAAGTAACTGAAGCTTCCGCCAATGCATCTTGCCCTTCGGTTACCGGAGATATCACTAAACGAGATAACTGTGCGTCCGATACCGTGGCCTTCTGTATTGCCTTGAATATGCAATCTACGGGACCGTCGCCAGTGGCCGATTCTTCCTTTGTATTTCCTTGAATGGAAAGTCGGATGCTGGCGGTCGGTGTACTTTTTGTTCCGGTCGTTACATGAAAACTTTCTAATACATATTTGTCTTCGGAAGATTTTCTGGATTCATCCGCAAAGAGCGCACGAATATCTTCATCAAAGACTTCCTTTTTCCGATCTGCGATTTCCAAAAACCGAAGATAAGCCGCTTCCAATTCGTCGGCTTGAGGATCAAAACCCAAACGGATAATTCTGTCTTTAAAACCGGCCCGTCCGCTATGTCGGCCTAAAACCATTCTATTCGAATGGATTCCGACCGATTCGGGAGTCATGATTTCGTAAGTCTCGCGATTTTTTAAAACGCCGTCTTGGTGAATTCCAGATTCATGGGCAAAAGCGTTGGCGCCGACAATGGCCTTATTCGGTTGGACAACCATACCGGTTATGGTTTTTACTAAGTAAGAAGCTTTGGCTATTTCTTCGGTATTGATCCGAGTCTGAACTCCGAACGTATCCTTACGAGTACGGAGTGACATGATAACTTCTTCCATTGCAGTGTTTCCGGCTCGCTCTCCGATTCCGTTTACAGTACATTCAACTTGGCGGGCGCCGTTTCGAATCGCCGAGAGACTATTGGCAGTCGCCAATCCCAAGTCATTGTGGCAATGAGCGGAAAAAATGGCTTTTTCCGATCCACTTACTTTCTGGATCAAAAATTGAAAGAGATCCCCATATTCGTACGGAGTTGTATAACCGACAGTATCCGGAATATTAATCGTAGTAGCTCCGGCCTCGATAACCGCTTCGCAGAGTTCCCGTAAGAATTCACGTTCGGAGCGTGTGGCATCCTCGGGTGAAAACTCGATGTCATCCACGAAGTCTTTGCAAATTCGCACGGCTTCAACTGCCATCTTTAAAACCTCGGACGGCTCTTTGCCGAGTTTATATTTCATGTGAATGGGAGAGGAAGCTATGAACGTATGAATTCTTTGTTTTTTAGCAGGTCGGACGGCTTTTGCAGCTGCTTCTATGTCTCCGCGCATAGCGCGTGCCAAAGCAGCGATGATCGGACCTTCCACTTCCTTAGAAATTCGTTCTACGGCTTGGAATTGAACGGGAGAGGAGACAGGAAATCCGGCTTCGATCACATCGATATTCATATGCGCTAAGTGAAGTGCGATTTCGATCTTTTCGTTTTCGCTCATAGCGGCTCCGGGGCATTGTTCCCCGTCTCTTAAAGTTGTATCAAAGATGCGTACGTAATCCAGACTAGGGTTCATGCCGTTCTCGTTTCCTTGGTTCCAAATTTCTCTTCCAAATCCAGCCGTAAACCCATTTAATCGGCTGCTGATTGTCTTAAATCCTCTTACATTAGACAAAGGCTAATATGAATTCACCGCAAT from Leptospira fainei serovar Hurstbridge str. BUT 6 carries:
- a CDS encoding ATP-dependent helicase, with amino-acid sequence MTVLEDLNEKQKEAVETTEGPVLLIAGAGTGKTNTLVHRLAKLVSNGVSAENILLLTFTKKAAREMLTRAVSVLDKRCSKVHGGTFHSFASHILRKYSPVLGISPQFSILDESDSIDVFQLIRSEGNYAAQKLRFPSNETLLSLYSSSINTGKDLPELLKTESPKFLDQENSIRNIFSDYKSYKRERSLLDYDDLLLFARELLTEHDAIRKKLSEQYKYIMVDEFQDTNKLQAHIACLLASEHENIFVVGDDAQSIYSFRGANVKGIFDFPKIFPNTKTIFLERNYRSTPSILNLANGILLNFSEKYEKYLYTKNEDFRKPLLSGFPDELDEAEGIADRILERREEGIALNNMAVLFRSGWNSNQLELVLNSRNIPYQKFGGKKFIESAHAKDFLSLLRIRENRLDSVSWLRILLLLPGIGAAKAKLILNELSKSGGDLQTVRILHKGTISSDLQKLSDLLNRADSNPTVILENFLGFYKPLLEKKYDDPKRRMEDLNSFLTLSQRYETLHEFLVEMSLEGPNRSLDKLVPEEEDEDALVLSTIHSSKGLEFDTVFLLNVTEGSFPSGRGEKNIEEERRLFYVGVTRARKSLTLTYPQASSSRSGHNFNRLSRFIEELKESEKILERNFFPKIDAAATSHAEIQSDNRSSETEARKRIRDFFGS
- a CDS encoding AAA family ATPase, encoding MTIETNRSETYLLSPELEEAVRVSEITSRPLLLKGEPGTGKSLLAEYLSAKLKRRLYTWHVKSTSQAKEGLYFYDAVSRLNDSRFTEDKDKVRNIENYIRLGALGEAFESTDPSVVLIDEIDKADIEFPNDLLLELDRMEFIVQETGRLVKAGVRPLTIITSNNEKELPAAFLRRCIFHYIDFPDPAFMSEIVKSHFPKIETELIKRALEAFYVIRRMDDMKKKPGTSELLDWIQILVHMGAKLPEDGNIPYLGALVKNEEDLRLFR
- the pbpC gene encoding penicillin-binding protein 1C yields the protein MLRFYSFILILVGVPCFGQGLPKEFVTEIQAGKVPSFQELQSKYEPSEGTLLDRAGEHLHRLRLDHAVRRLAWTPTSEVPESFILSILAQEDKRFSFHRGVDYKAILGAIRDRMFGGKKRGASTITMQLAGFLLGSKPGQRSYVEKWNQMILAWKLEETWSKAEIAESYFNLVPFRGEFVGIRAASRGIFGVDPTSLSSEEAILLVALLPNPNVRSIEWERRGCRLSEAIGSKNLCEPLKETVANLKKRKVFWNTEPSIAYHAARRILVHREINGYKSGTVRSTLDARSQLAAEDSMTRILSGIQERNVREAGILAIENRTGAILIYLGNSKLSKENYFVDAIQARRQAGSTLKPFLYALAFEKNLLTPESILLDQPKEWELIGGSYRPTNYEERYYGSVPARMALASSLNIPAVQVLDWTGVPEFVSRLGELGFDKLRNPDFYGLSLALGTADITLWELVNAYRTLSNDGYWSEPTFDPEEALKNAETWAGERDARFKRVYPREITGMIKDILSSRDNRSLSFGWENHLSTKFFSFAKTGTSQDMRDNWCVGSSGNYTVGVWVGNMDGQPMREVSGVTGAAPLWKEVIQSLEEMHPSAYREFPIVRSNNSNMKYSTETGNAEMPKILYPETGSLFALDPEIPEENERIRFEAKTTSKRVEWILNGVVLESDSSNIYDWKPKRGSFILSVRINGTPISDTVAFQVR
- a CDS encoding FKBP-type peptidyl-prolyl cis-trans isomerase, translated to MNPRVVTFHYTLKDNQGNLIDSSEGSHPLSYLEGVGQIIAGLEEEIKQLKTGDKKVISVDADRGYGKKNPELVFDVPKSQFPQDEELTVGMMFQTDEPDTVYTITEIKGESIIVDGNHPLAGVDLVFDVQIVNTREATDEEITHGHVHGEGGHHHH
- a CDS encoding LIC14007 family protein — encoded protein: MKVYSAERVPNSIDYNLYVTEGNSKVRLILQEPNISGLQELPAQDRVLRYLSYTILLNYTGDPVFSSNCTNRFLNFLNDIIHRDSWFFLANRIEQFIKDFENFGVEISYDF
- a CDS encoding SprT-like domain-containing protein translates to MIRPEDWESLLAETWIFISQNSKRPPPPLKRIELKFYPYRNGTSSLQFKSGILTGKLHDSFKNADSVTAESLARLLISRLLRQTVDISWKTAVQEHLNGIPRRAAPAKKYSAKGNHYDLDRIFLKIANKYFPTQTLNPIRIEWSPRRGERRIGTYDKETLTIRISPALDHSDVPEFVLEHVVHHEILHHLFPIQRRKNRNIIHGWEFKRKEREYDRYQEAVHWLKTSYHSFLLRNGRGSGSKKRKPSRKRFLFSYR
- a CDS encoding YceI family protein — translated: MNRIFGIVSLFLLLSFSSNLSSEDLKLSQKTLKFTVIHPFKTVHGVCGEVNITPTTFSSGANGVQLPKAVKIEAPLKEFRSGDENRDSHILESLGFPENQSVSFSSTSIDITDGGWLVSGNLTINGVTKPVKTKANISSNNGQIEVSGKFQIKMGDYQITPPSLLFAKAKEEVEIEFSFILKP